A stretch of Paenibacillus mucilaginosus 3016 DNA encodes these proteins:
- a CDS encoding glutamate synthase-related protein, with protein MRDEGRFQNLLATEHDSCGIICIVEKDGFPSRDNIQKTIEALVKMEHRSGFINGEGDGCGILTDIPRALWEKKLQENGLDGKLAYDEHFSVAHIFVPRKLDLTVAQMQEGIRALFAKFGVSILMEQENQVDSSVLGPNGRNDEPTFWQIAGLCEKQEVKVADHLFELHVAIEDQYTVHVATLSNVTAAYKVMGAASILPKYFNDTRDPLFAAQVTIGHNRYSTNTQSSFFRVQPFSLLGHNGEINTVKKLRIEADMVGVPLVDGGSDSQDMNRTIETFIHRSGMSLFEAMEVVFPPIHNEMKLFRPELQDLYVYYRQTWGHFAQGPAGIVSRYGNECIFSVDALGLRPVWMVESETSLYFSSEQGVITVGEMVADPKPIAPGEKIGVVLTPGEHIQVIPYYEVQNLVLKRAAARVGLDGLRKHLVQEVAVSEAAPSADIVPTDAVYSAFGWDRDGITMIESTAETGAEPIRSLGHDSPHAALAWERQNIPDFIKESVAVVTNPAIDRDREMEHFSTRVVVGPRPKVYGEPDARPRVEILYPVVLEGSNGIDSLAELKQPSLEQLVNLFGGPNGANVAVLSTTFPRGGSLEAALNELAAEAVRAVKNGAMLVVLDDSEAHQNDRLWMDPHLAVSKVDIALRAEKLGFGDNLRRQTTIVLRSAAIRNLHDIAVACGLGADVLSPYIMFATAASKDGAPAARKVFTALMKGLEKVISTIGTHELRGYTRFFSSIGLKPELADVLDIVNYLGSDKAGTGYAELEAEAEARYNDFSNPKAKAAKNFRFFQRMWKALGDAASGAAPYTDYRDKLREEEKKNAISIRHVAGFDFEKAHSEGRKPLEPSQVEIGIGGHSLPMLISSMSFGSQNETAFRAYAEAGERLNMVTMNGEGGEIKDMLGKYKRTRGAQVASGRFGVNVELANAVAFLEIKIGQGAKPGEGGHLPGSKVTAKIAAARNATIGSDLISPSNNHDIYSIEDLAQIISELKEASGRKAQIIVKIPVVPGVGTIAVGVAKAGADVITLSGFDGGTGAARIHSITHVGLPTEIGTKLAHLALIDAGLRHRVELWSDGGMKSGQDVVKMVMLGANRVGFGSIAMQSIGCTTCRGCHLDTCHVGIATQIDSMEEAEEKGLRRFVPRVYDLAVDGLVRIFSGIGEEIRETVAQLGFKNLQELVGRSDLLQQISHLERIDLSDLLRPAPLSFAAAQEAHAEVAAAVSSDIRIAAGAEGQEFFPDAVSFHAPVERTWSKVDAESRILGARYASHRVRDRFDGSYDSLPAVNITMTEGSVPGNGLAAFNARGVDITVHGGAEDGVGKMSLGGKVAILKAHSKHKQFINGSVGKSFGYGAQKGLFLIQGNADTRACIRFSGADVVFGGEITTPLRDDLGGLASRANLKGFAFEYMTNGRAVVLGDPGPWICAGMTGGVIYQRLVPEMGLDQAAIERRIAKGAKVKIEQIGVQSVKDLNELLGAYREELAKSGQTEAAATIDGLLANLQANFVRIAPVNLQADQSVATE; from the coding sequence ATGCGTGATGAAGGCCGCTTTCAGAATCTCTTGGCCACCGAACATGACTCCTGCGGCATCATTTGTATTGTAGAGAAAGACGGTTTTCCATCCCGTGACAACATCCAGAAAACGATTGAAGCTCTTGTTAAGATGGAGCATCGTTCGGGATTCATCAACGGTGAAGGCGACGGCTGTGGGATCCTGACGGATATTCCAAGAGCCCTCTGGGAGAAGAAACTCCAAGAGAACGGTCTCGACGGCAAGCTTGCATACGACGAGCATTTCTCCGTAGCCCACATTTTCGTTCCGCGCAAGCTCGACCTGACGGTTGCCCAGATGCAGGAAGGCATCCGCGCCCTGTTCGCGAAGTTCGGCGTCTCCATCCTGATGGAGCAGGAGAACCAGGTGGACAGCTCCGTCCTCGGTCCGAACGGCCGCAATGACGAGCCTACGTTCTGGCAGATCGCAGGCCTCTGCGAGAAGCAGGAAGTGAAAGTTGCCGATCACCTCTTCGAGCTTCATGTTGCGATCGAAGATCAGTACACCGTACACGTCGCCACACTGAGCAACGTAACCGCGGCTTACAAGGTCATGGGTGCCGCAAGCATCCTGCCGAAATATTTTAACGATACCCGCGACCCGCTGTTCGCAGCGCAGGTCACGATCGGACATAATCGTTATTCCACGAACACCCAGTCGAGCTTCTTCCGCGTTCAGCCTTTCTCCCTCCTCGGCCACAACGGCGAGATCAACACGGTGAAGAAGCTGCGTATCGAAGCTGACATGGTCGGCGTACCGCTCGTCGACGGGGGCAGTGACTCCCAGGACATGAACCGTACGATCGAGACGTTCATTCACCGTTCCGGCATGTCCCTGTTCGAAGCGATGGAAGTCGTCTTCCCGCCGATCCATAACGAGATGAAGCTGTTCCGTCCGGAGCTGCAGGATCTCTATGTGTACTACCGCCAGACTTGGGGCCACTTCGCTCAAGGACCTGCCGGTATCGTATCCCGCTACGGCAATGAGTGTATCTTCAGCGTCGATGCCCTCGGTCTTCGTCCGGTATGGATGGTGGAGAGCGAAACTTCGCTGTACTTCTCCTCCGAGCAGGGCGTAATTACGGTCGGCGAGATGGTTGCCGATCCGAAGCCGATCGCACCGGGCGAGAAAATCGGTGTCGTGCTGACACCGGGCGAGCATATCCAGGTAATCCCTTACTACGAAGTGCAGAACCTGGTACTGAAGCGCGCAGCGGCACGCGTAGGGCTGGACGGCCTCCGCAAGCACCTGGTGCAGGAAGTAGCTGTAAGCGAAGCGGCTCCATCGGCTGACATCGTACCTACCGATGCGGTATACAGCGCGTTCGGCTGGGACCGCGACGGGATCACGATGATCGAGTCTACTGCCGAAACCGGCGCCGAGCCGATCCGTTCCCTGGGCCACGACAGCCCGCATGCGGCCCTCGCATGGGAGCGCCAGAACATTCCGGACTTCATCAAGGAAAGCGTAGCTGTCGTAACGAACCCGGCGATTGACCGTGACCGCGAAATGGAGCACTTCTCCACCCGCGTCGTTGTCGGTCCGCGTCCGAAAGTATACGGCGAGCCGGACGCCCGCCCTCGCGTCGAGATTCTGTACCCTGTCGTGCTCGAAGGCAGCAACGGGATCGATTCTCTGGCCGAGCTCAAGCAGCCTAGCCTGGAGCAGCTCGTGAACCTCTTCGGCGGCCCGAACGGTGCCAACGTTGCTGTGCTCTCGACGACGTTCCCTCGCGGCGGTTCGCTTGAAGCAGCCCTCAATGAGCTGGCGGCTGAAGCGGTCCGTGCCGTGAAGAACGGTGCTATGCTGGTTGTCCTCGACGACAGCGAAGCGCACCAGAACGACCGTCTGTGGATGGATCCGCATCTGGCCGTATCCAAGGTCGATATCGCCCTCAGAGCCGAGAAGCTCGGATTCGGCGACAACCTGCGCCGCCAGACGACGATCGTCCTGCGCAGCGCGGCGATCCGCAACCTGCATGACATCGCTGTGGCCTGTGGCCTTGGCGCAGACGTTCTGTCTCCATACATCATGTTCGCTACCGCCGCTTCCAAAGACGGCGCGCCGGCGGCACGCAAAGTATTCACGGCTCTCATGAAGGGCCTGGAGAAAGTCATCTCCACGATCGGTACGCACGAGCTGCGCGGCTACACCCGCTTCTTCTCGTCCATCGGCCTCAAGCCGGAGCTTGCCGACGTGCTCGATATCGTGAACTACCTCGGCAGCGACAAAGCCGGTACGGGTTATGCCGAGCTGGAAGCCGAAGCCGAAGCCCGCTACAACGACTTCTCGAACCCGAAAGCCAAGGCGGCGAAGAACTTCCGCTTCTTCCAGCGCATGTGGAAGGCTCTCGGCGACGCAGCTTCCGGCGCGGCTCCTTACACGGACTACCGCGACAAGCTTCGTGAAGAAGAGAAGAAGAACGCCATCTCGATCCGTCACGTTGCCGGATTCGACTTCGAGAAGGCACACAGCGAAGGCCGCAAGCCGCTTGAACCGTCGCAGGTCGAGATCGGTATCGGCGGACACAGCCTGCCGATGCTCATCTCCTCGATGTCCTTCGGCTCGCAGAACGAAACAGCTTTCCGTGCTTATGCCGAAGCCGGCGAACGCCTCAACATGGTTACCATGAACGGCGAAGGCGGAGAGATCAAAGACATGCTCGGCAAATACAAGCGTACGCGCGGTGCGCAGGTCGCTTCCGGCCGTTTCGGCGTTAACGTCGAGCTCGCGAATGCCGTAGCATTCCTTGAAATCAAGATCGGTCAAGGCGCGAAGCCGGGCGAAGGCGGTCACCTGCCGGGCTCCAAGGTTACGGCCAAGATCGCAGCGGCACGGAACGCCACGATCGGTTCCGACCTGATCTCGCCATCCAACAACCACGATATCTACTCGATCGAGGACCTGGCACAGATCATCTCGGAGCTTAAGGAAGCTTCCGGCCGCAAGGCACAGATTATCGTTAAGATTCCGGTCGTACCGGGTGTCGGCACCATCGCCGTCGGCGTAGCCAAGGCCGGCGCGGACGTCATCACGCTCTCCGGCTTCGACGGAGGTACAGGTGCGGCGCGTATTCACTCCATCACGCATGTAGGTCTGCCTACCGAGATCGGAACGAAGCTCGCTCACTTGGCCCTGATCGACGCAGGCCTTCGCCACCGCGTTGAACTGTGGTCCGACGGCGGCATGAAGTCCGGCCAGGACGTCGTTAAGATGGTCATGCTCGGCGCCAACCGTGTCGGCTTCGGTTCCATCGCGATGCAGTCCATCGGATGTACGACCTGCCGCGGCTGCCACCTGGATACCTGCCACGTAGGTATCGCTACGCAGATCGACTCCATGGAAGAAGCCGAAGAGAAAGGTCTTCGCCGCTTCGTACCTCGCGTGTACGATCTCGCCGTAGACGGCCTTGTCCGGATCTTCAGCGGTATCGGTGAAGAGATTCGCGAGACGGTTGCCCAGCTCGGCTTCAAGAACCTGCAGGAACTCGTCGGCCGTTCCGACCTGCTCCAGCAGATCTCGCACCTCGAGCGCATCGACCTGTCCGACCTGCTCCGTCCGGCTCCGCTCTCCTTCGCTGCTGCGCAGGAAGCTCATGCTGAAGTGGCTGCAGCCGTATCGTCCGATATCCGGATCGCTGCCGGCGCCGAAGGCCAAGAGTTCTTCCCGGATGCCGTATCGTTCCACGCACCGGTTGAACGCACTTGGAGCAAAGTCGATGCCGAATCCCGTATTCTCGGGGCACGCTATGCGAGCCACCGCGTAAGAGACCGCTTCGACGGCAGCTACGACAGCCTGCCAGCGGTGAACATCACGATGACCGAAGGTTCCGTACCGGGTAACGGTCTGGCCGCATTCAACGCCCGCGGCGTAGACATCACGGTACACGGTGGTGCGGAAGACGGCGTCGGCAAGATGTCCCTCGGCGGTAAGGTTGCCATCCTGAAGGCTCACAGCAAGCACAAGCAGTTCATCAACGGTTCCGTTGGTAAATCGTTCGGTTACGGCGCTCAGAAGGGTCTGTTCCTGATCCAGGGCAATGCCGATACCCGTGCCTGCATCCGCTTCTCGGGCGCAGACGTTGTCTTCGGCGGCGAGATTACCACTCCGCTCCGTGACGATCTGGGCGGCCTCGCTTCCCGTGCGAACCTGAAGGGCTTTGCATTCGAGTACATGACCAACGGCCGTGCCGTAGTTCTCGGCGACCCAGGTCCATGGATCTGCGCAGGGATGACCGGCGGCGTGATCTACCAGCGTCTCGTTCCTGAGATGGGACTGGATCAAGCGGCTATCGAGCGCCGTATCGCCAAGGGTGCCAAAGTGAAGATCGAACAGATCGGCGTCCAAAGCGTCAAGGATCTGAACGAGCTGCTCGGCGCTTATCGCGAAGAGCTCGCGAAATCCGGTCAAACGGAAGCCGCAGCAACGATCGACGGTCTGCTGGCGAACCTGCAGGCGAACTTCGTCCGGATCGCTCCGGTGAACCTGCAAGCCGACCAATCCGTAGCTACGGAGTAG
- a CDS encoding glutamate-1-semialdehyde 2,1-aminomutase, producing MSQHSSAGDARPRSSSLYQEALQHIVGGVNSPSRSFKAVGGGAPVFMKRGQGAYFWDEDGNRYIDYLAAYGPVILGHAHPHVTAAIVRAAENGTLYGTPTELEIRFARMLKEAIPSLDKVRFVNSGTEAVMTTIRVARAYTGRSKIIKFAGCYHGHSDLVLVAAGSGPSTLGIPDSAGIPVSIAHEVITVPFNDPKALDEALARWGDDVAAVMVEPIVGNFGMVMPQPGFLEALCGAARRNGSLVIYDEVITAFRFHYGAASTFAGLPAGTDYAAIEPDLTALGKIIGGGLPIGAYGGRAEIMSQVAPLGPAYQAGTMAGNPASISAGIACLEALSEPGTYERLDRLGAMLEEGLAAAAAQHGIPLTINRIRGALSTHFCSHPVTNYEEAQDTDGESFASFFRHMLAEGVCLAPSKYEAWFTTTAHTEADIAYTIEAANRAFARMK from the coding sequence ATGAGCCAGCATTCATCCGCAGGGGACGCCAGACCTCGCTCCTCTTCCTTATATCAAGAAGCGCTCCAGCATATCGTAGGCGGTGTCAACTCGCCGTCCCGGTCGTTCAAGGCCGTAGGCGGAGGGGCCCCTGTCTTTATGAAGCGCGGGCAGGGAGCCTACTTCTGGGACGAGGACGGCAACCGCTACATCGACTATCTGGCGGCTTACGGCCCCGTCATCCTCGGCCATGCCCACCCGCATGTCACGGCCGCGATCGTGCGTGCCGCCGAGAACGGGACGCTGTACGGTACGCCGACCGAGCTTGAGATCCGCTTCGCCCGCATGCTGAAGGAAGCGATCCCCTCGCTCGACAAGGTCCGTTTCGTCAACTCGGGCACGGAAGCGGTCATGACGACGATCCGCGTGGCCCGCGCCTATACCGGCCGCAGCAAGATCATCAAGTTCGCCGGCTGCTACCACGGCCATTCGGATCTGGTGCTCGTCGCCGCAGGCTCCGGCCCTTCCACCCTCGGAATCCCGGACAGTGCCGGGATTCCGGTCTCCATCGCGCACGAGGTGATTACCGTGCCGTTCAATGACCCTAAGGCGCTGGACGAAGCGCTCGCCCGCTGGGGCGATGATGTCGCCGCCGTCATGGTCGAGCCTATCGTCGGCAACTTCGGCATGGTGATGCCGCAGCCCGGCTTCCTCGAGGCGCTGTGCGGCGCGGCCCGGCGCAACGGCTCCCTCGTCATCTACGACGAGGTCATTACCGCCTTCCGCTTCCACTACGGCGCCGCCTCCACGTTCGCCGGGCTTCCGGCGGGCACCGACTACGCGGCCATCGAGCCGGACCTGACGGCGCTCGGCAAGATCATCGGCGGCGGGCTGCCGATCGGCGCCTACGGCGGGCGGGCGGAGATCATGTCGCAGGTGGCTCCGCTGGGTCCGGCCTACCAGGCCGGCACCATGGCGGGCAACCCCGCTTCGATCTCGGCCGGCATCGCCTGCCTGGAGGCTCTGAGCGAGCCGGGCACCTACGAGCGCCTCGACCGGCTCGGCGCGATGCTCGAAGAGGGGCTTGCCGCGGCTGCAGCACAGCACGGCATCCCGCTGACGATCAACCGCATCCGCGGCGCTTTGTCCACTCATTTCTGCTCCCATCCGGTAACCAACTATGAGGAAGCGCAGGATACCGACGGTGAGAGCTTCGCTTCCTTTTTCCGCCATATGCTGGCCGAGGGAGTCTGTCTGGCCCCGTCCAAATATGAGGCCTGGTTCACGACGACCGCCCACACGGAAGCCGATATTGCATACACCATCGAAGCGGCAAACCGTGCTTTCGCCCGCATGAAATAA
- a CDS encoding PhzF family phenazine biosynthesis protein gives MRIASPPFSAEIDIIDAFAEGPFRGNPAAVTLLEVQPAESWLQQVAMEMNLSETAFLWKQEDGSYRLRWFTPAVEVDLCGHATLASAHYLWDRGLEDPQTVLQFHTRSGLLKAERTEDGRIVLDFPLKPIRPLSLEEHGLAEQIGKILGGVLPAAAATDGDDLILEFSTQETVLSLSPDYALLGALPYRGLLATSRSSEERYDFASRCFFPSLGINEDPVTGSAHCSLLPYWHGKLGQERMTAIQCSPRTGVLHLEKTGDRIRIAGEAVTMLQGRLTHAPA, from the coding sequence ATTCGAATCGCAAGCCCCCCTTTCTCTGCCGAGATTGATATTATCGACGCGTTTGCAGAAGGACCGTTCCGCGGCAACCCCGCAGCCGTCACCCTGCTCGAGGTTCAACCCGCGGAATCATGGCTGCAGCAGGTGGCTATGGAGATGAACCTGTCCGAAACCGCCTTCCTGTGGAAGCAGGAGGACGGCAGCTACCGGCTCCGCTGGTTCACCCCGGCGGTCGAAGTCGATCTCTGCGGCCATGCCACACTGGCCAGTGCTCATTATCTCTGGGACCGCGGCCTGGAGGATCCGCAGACCGTGCTGCAGTTCCACACCCGCAGCGGCCTGCTGAAGGCGGAGAGAACAGAGGACGGGCGGATTGTGCTCGACTTCCCTTTGAAGCCGATCCGTCCGCTTTCCCTGGAAGAGCACGGCCTGGCGGAACAGATCGGGAAAATACTCGGCGGCGTTCTTCCCGCCGCCGCGGCTACGGACGGTGACGATCTCATTCTGGAGTTCTCCACGCAGGAGACAGTCCTCAGCCTGAGCCCGGATTATGCCCTGCTTGGGGCACTGCCTTACCGCGGTCTGCTCGCCACCTCCCGCTCGTCCGAGGAACGCTATGACTTCGCTTCCCGCTGCTTCTTCCCGTCCCTTGGAATCAATGAAGATCCGGTCACCGGCTCGGCGCACTGCTCTCTTCTGCCTTACTGGCACGGCAAGCTCGGCCAGGAGCGGATGACCGCCATCCAGTGCTCCCCAAGAACAGGCGTGCTCCACCTCGAGAAGACCGGTGACCGCATCCGAATCGCCGGCGAGGCCGTCACCATGCTCCAGGGCCGCTTAACCCATGCCCCAGCGTAA
- a CDS encoding LCP family protein: MARTLKWTFGLLITILLVGIGYFTYSFLRFANQIQDDPASPKWGGLTPKQVATNESYTPPKWEGKQRVNVLILGGDSRGLKKNEIPRSDSIMVASIDPVTKKAYLFSILRDTYVKIPGHGDDRINTAIATGGPNLAMKTVSDLLGIPVQYYVYTDFKGFIALIDAIGGIEIDVEKDMKYKDSADGHEYDINLKKGLQQLDGKKALQYVRFRHDALSDFSRTERQRKFIQAVAVKMQSTGSLIRLPKVLNSIDPYISTNLTTTDMLKLGTLAYEAKTEGMISSQIPPTELVIEKRVGGAEVISVNKDKLQNYIKALFEGRDPFAPAEKAGTKSGSGTSTTKKQ, translated from the coding sequence ATGGCCCGTACGCTCAAATGGACTTTTGGTTTATTGATTACGATCTTGCTTGTCGGCATTGGTTATTTTACATATTCTTTTCTCCGCTTCGCAAACCAGATCCAGGACGACCCCGCTTCACCCAAATGGGGAGGGCTGACCCCCAAGCAGGTGGCTACTAACGAATCTTACACCCCGCCGAAGTGGGAAGGCAAGCAGCGTGTGAACGTGCTGATCCTCGGTGGCGATTCGCGGGGACTCAAGAAGAACGAGATTCCCCGTTCGGACTCGATCATGGTCGCTTCCATCGACCCTGTAACGAAGAAGGCGTATCTCTTCTCTATCCTGCGGGATACGTATGTCAAGATTCCGGGTCACGGTGACGACCGGATCAACACGGCTATTGCTACGGGCGGACCGAATCTCGCCATGAAGACGGTGAGCGACCTGCTCGGCATTCCGGTACAGTATTATGTCTATACGGACTTTAAAGGCTTCATTGCCCTGATTGATGCGATCGGCGGCATTGAGATTGACGTGGAGAAGGACATGAAGTACAAGGATTCTGCCGACGGCCACGAATATGACATCAACCTGAAGAAAGGCCTGCAGCAGCTCGACGGCAAGAAGGCGCTGCAGTATGTCCGCTTCCGGCATGATGCGCTGAGCGACTTCTCGAGAACGGAGCGGCAGCGCAAATTCATCCAGGCGGTGGCGGTTAAGATGCAGTCGACCGGCTCGCTTATCCGGCTCCCCAAGGTACTGAACAGCATCGATCCTTATATCTCGACCAACCTGACAACCACCGATATGCTGAAGCTCGGCACCCTGGCTTATGAGGCGAAGACCGAAGGCATGATCTCCTCGCAGATTCCGCCGACGGAGCTCGTGATCGAGAAGCGGGTAGGCGGCGCCGAAGTCATCAGCGTCAACAAAGACAAGCTGCAGAATTACATCAAGGCCCTGTTCGAAGGGCGCGATCCGTTCGCCCCGGCCGAGAAAGCCGGCACCAAGAGCGGCAGCGGGACAAGCACCACGAAGAAGCAGTAG
- a CDS encoding ABC transporter ATP-binding protein: MTERRVLAVTLAIDVHGLRKEFMVQKNREGLKGAVRDLFRREYNQVRAVKDISFQIPEGEICGYIGENGAGKSTTIKMLTGILVPTAGEIRVNGYIPYKEREKFVRGIGVVFGQRSQLWWDLGVVESFQLLKKVYRVEDADYRERLAELTDRLQLGELLNRPVRKLSLGQRMRCELAASLIHNPKILFLDEPTIGLDIVVKTEIREFLKSINQRFGTTILLTTHDLQDIEALCSRVIMLDDGRIIYDGGLEELKNRWGKGKEVILRFAQPASLQRLKELTAGLEVHWSLDNEMTAKVWIPQEQAGVSEVLGRVVNAVAIEDIKIIETTTDDIVREIYKSGSAETKPARETEVTLHG, encoded by the coding sequence ATGACAGAAAGGCGTGTGTTGGCAGTGACGCTGGCGATCGACGTCCATGGACTGCGCAAGGAGTTCATGGTCCAAAAAAACCGCGAGGGGCTGAAAGGGGCCGTTCGTGATCTGTTTAGAAGAGAGTATAACCAAGTTCGCGCCGTAAAAGACATCTCCTTCCAGATTCCCGAGGGGGAGATCTGCGGTTACATAGGAGAGAACGGGGCGGGCAAGTCGACCACGATCAAGATGCTTACGGGCATCCTCGTTCCTACGGCCGGAGAGATCCGGGTGAACGGGTACATTCCCTATAAAGAAAGGGAGAAGTTCGTCCGCGGCATCGGTGTCGTGTTCGGACAGCGCAGCCAGCTGTGGTGGGACCTCGGGGTGGTGGAATCCTTCCAGCTGCTGAAGAAGGTATACCGTGTGGAAGATGCCGACTACCGCGAACGTCTCGCCGAGCTGACCGACCGGCTGCAGCTCGGCGAGCTGCTGAACCGTCCCGTACGGAAGCTGAGTCTCGGCCAGCGGATGCGCTGTGAGCTCGCGGCTTCGCTCATTCACAATCCGAAGATTCTGTTCCTCGACGAACCGACGATCGGTCTCGACATTGTGGTGAAGACGGAGATCCGCGAATTCCTGAAATCGATCAATCAGCGGTTCGGCACGACGATCCTGCTCACGACGCATGACCTGCAGGATATCGAGGCGCTGTGCTCCCGGGTGATCATGCTGGATGACGGCCGCATCATCTATGACGGAGGCCTGGAGGAGCTCAAGAACCGCTGGGGCAAAGGCAAAGAGGTCATCCTGCGCTTCGCGCAGCCGGCTTCCCTTCAGCGGCTGAAGGAGCTGACGGCTGGGCTCGAGGTGCATTGGTCCCTCGACAACGAGATGACGGCGAAGGTCTGGATTCCGCAGGAGCAGGCGGGCGTGTCGGAAGTGCTCGGCCGCGTGGTGAATGCGGTGGCGATCGAGGACATCAAGATTATTGAGACGACGACCGATGATATCGTGCGGGAGATCTACAAGTCGGGTTCGGCGGAGACGAAGCCGGCCCGGGAAACGGAAGTGACGCTTCATGGGTAG
- a CDS encoding ABC transporter permease encodes MGSAYFEIIRMRFLMMLAYRVNYYSGIIIYSLNIGAYYFLWKAIYGSKEVLGGLTLTQMTTYVAVSWMARAFYFNNLDREIANEIKDGSVAIQFIRPYNYIIVKMMQGLGEGLFRLLLFSTPGMVIVSLLFPVKLPTDPGVWIVFLGMLFLSFLINTQINIITGLFAFFLENNEGLMRMKRVAVDLFSGLVVPMSFFPEWSQGIINLLPFPAITYLPGSVFTGKVAGIGAWNVFAVQLVWFVLLIIPLFLLWRGARTRLFVQGG; translated from the coding sequence ATGGGTAGCGCGTATTTCGAGATCATCCGGATGCGGTTCCTCATGATGTTGGCTTACCGGGTGAATTACTACAGCGGCATTATTATCTATTCACTGAATATCGGCGCTTATTATTTCTTATGGAAAGCCATCTACGGCAGCAAGGAAGTGCTGGGGGGCCTGACCTTGACCCAGATGACGACCTATGTGGCCGTATCGTGGATGGCGCGGGCGTTTTATTTTAACAACCTGGACCGGGAAATTGCCAATGAGATCAAGGACGGCAGCGTGGCGATCCAGTTCATCCGTCCCTATAACTATATTATTGTAAAGATGATGCAGGGCCTTGGCGAAGGCCTGTTCCGCCTGCTGCTGTTCTCCACGCCGGGCATGGTCATCGTCTCGCTGCTCTTCCCGGTGAAGCTGCCGACGGATCCGGGCGTATGGATCGTGTTCCTTGGGATGCTGTTCCTCAGCTTCCTGATCAACACGCAGATCAACATCATCACGGGGCTGTTCGCCTTCTTCCTGGAGAACAACGAGGGGCTGATGCGGATGAAGCGGGTCGCGGTGGACCTGTTCTCGGGTCTGGTCGTACCGATGTCCTTCTTCCCGGAGTGGTCCCAGGGTATCATCAACCTGCTGCCGTTCCCGGCTATCACCTATCTGCCGGGCTCGGTCTTCACGGGGAAAGTCGCGGGGATCGGCGCGTGGAATGTGTTCGCGGTACAGCTCGTGTGGTTCGTCCTGCTCATCATTCCGCTGTTCTTACTCTGGCGGGGCGCGCGTACGCGCCTGTTCGTGCAAGGGGGTTGA
- a CDS encoding ABC transporter permease: MRFYGGLVFDYLKNYMKTRLTYRSDFWIEVLSDLLFNGLNLFFILVVFGHTAAIGGWNEQQILFIYGYFMVPYGLFITFFNLWGFSEKYIVKGEMDRILTRPAHNLVQLMLENMDPSSLFSALVGLLIMGYSWTQLDLGMMWYDPLVFVLLVLGSMMIYGGIYIFFTALSFFSDSPTGITALLWNLQNYGRYPMTIYNRGLSLLLTWVLPFGFVGFYPAAYFLDRENWGAFALLTPVVGAVFLTIGLSVWNYGVKRYRGAGS; the protein is encoded by the coding sequence ATGAGATTCTACGGGGGACTGGTCTTCGACTATCTTAAGAACTATATGAAAACCCGGCTCACCTACCGCTCCGACTTCTGGATCGAGGTGCTGTCGGATCTGCTGTTCAACGGGCTTAACCTGTTCTTCATTCTGGTGGTGTTCGGCCATACGGCGGCGATCGGAGGCTGGAACGAGCAGCAGATTCTGTTCATCTACGGCTACTTCATGGTGCCGTACGGGCTGTTCATTACCTTTTTCAACCTGTGGGGCTTCAGCGAGAAGTACATCGTCAAAGGGGAGATGGACCGGATCCTGACGCGGCCGGCCCACAATCTCGTGCAGCTTATGCTCGAGAACATGGATCCCTCCTCGCTCTTCTCGGCGCTGGTCGGACTGCTCATTATGGGGTATTCGTGGACACAACTGGACCTTGGCATGATGTGGTACGATCCGCTGGTATTCGTACTGCTCGTCCTCGGCTCCATGATGATCTACGGGGGCATCTATATCTTTTTCACCGCGCTCTCGTTCTTCTCGGATTCCCCGACCGGCATTACTGCGCTGCTGTGGAATCTGCAGAACTACGGCCGCTATCCGATGACGATCTACAACCGCGGCCTCTCGCTGCTGCTGACGTGGGTGCTGCCGTTCGGTTTCGTGGGCTTCTACCCGGCGGCCTACTTCCTCGACAGGGAGAACTGGGGGGCCTTCGCGCTGCTCACCCCGGTCGTAGGCGCCGTCTTTCTGACGATCGGCCTGTCCGTATGGAATTATGGCGTGAAGCGGTACCGCGGCGCAGGCTCTTGA